From the genome of Pirellulales bacterium:
CACGGTGGCGGGCGTCGAGAAGGCGGCAAATGGCGGGGCCCGAATGTTCGTCGATCACCCGGGCTACGCCTCCGCGGTTTTGGATGGAACACACGCGGATCGCACTGTCCTATCTGCTGCAAACGACCGCTCAGCGGGTGAATCGGACCAAACCGACCGTTGGCCGGCGATCCTCCACGGCTTGCTGGCCACCGGCGGCGCGGTCCTGCTCGCCGTCCTGTCGGTGTTCCGTGGTCGGATTCCCCATGCGATCCGCCGCTCGAGCCGTGCGATCTTCAGCCCGATCTTGCGCCCCCTGCGCTCGCTTCACAGCGGGCACATCGGCGACTATGTGGCGTGGCTGCTTTTCGGAGTCGCTTTATTCGGCGGCTTGATGGCCGTCTTCTGCCGGCGGTGAGTGTGTTGCGCCGTGTGTGAAGGCGCGTGCCACTTTTGGCCGCCGGCCGGTTGTTTACGGCGGATTATTCATGGCGCCACACTAGCCCGAAGCGTAAGCGAGGGGGCCACCGAGGCTTACCCTCGCTAACGCTTCGGGCTACCATATCGCAGCGTGTGGCGAATTCCCGGCGCCATGAGTAATCCGGGTTAGGGCGAACCTTGCAGTTTGACGCGCAATCGTCGAAATCGAGGCGTGACCGATCCTGCGCTCGCTCGATAGCGGCCACGCCGGCGCCTACGTGGCACGGCTGCTTTTCGGAGTCGCCCTACTCGGCGGCTTGATGGCCGTCTTCTGCCGGAAGTGAATCGATCTCAGGCCGCGTCAGCACATCGGCGGCCGCGCCGGCAGGCCTCCAAGATCCTTCTCGCCAGCGATTCAGGTTCGCCACGGCGCGATCGCGCCGGACACGATGATCACGGGAAAGGCGAAGCGGAGACCGCCATCGAGCGTTGCGCTAATGCCAAGCTTATCCACGCCGATATCCGCTTCCACGGCTTGGCGAAATGCGGCGGCGCCGCCGGCAGCGGGGAACGACCGCTCGAGCAGTTCGTCGACGTCGACAGAATACGTGTAGAACTCCTTGCGAACGTCCGCGAGCGTCGCGAAGAGGGAGTCGAATTCATCCAATCGCAGCGCATGCGTGTGGGAGGGATCGCGAAGATTTTCCAAGCGGTCGAATGCGCTTGCTTGGTCGGCGGATGTTGTAAATACATCCGCGACCGTCACGCGTTCGCCGACACGACACACGCGCACCATCTCCGCAAAAACGCCTCCCGGGTCCGTGAAGTGGTGGAACGCATAGCGGCTGATGACCCTTGAGAACGACGCATCCGGGAACGGAAGCGGCTGGGCGTCGCCAGTGACCCAGGCCAGATTCGCGAGTCCCAACGACTGCTGGCGCTGCCGGCTTTGGGCGATCATGGCCGGCGTCAGATCGATGCCCGTGACATGCTTTGCCACACGCGCGACTTCGCAAGCGACCAGTCCCGGTCCGCAAGCCACGTCGAGGACGTTATCGGCCTCGGTGATTCCGGCCGTGCGGATAAGGAGTTGATGGATCGCGGAGTCGTCGCGCGCGTGAATTTCGGCGAACGGCACCGCCTGCCGAGTGAACTGGTCGAGAATCGATTGCCTATGTTCGTCCACCAAAGCCTGACCCTCCTCCGTCAATCGTAGAATGATTCAAGTCAATCTAACGGGACGAAAGCGGGAACGGAAGCCATCGCTCGGCTTCTATTCATGAGACATATGATCGAGCCCGCCGATAATCATCCGCCGCTGGGTGCCGCCAGCTCGAAGGGCGGTAGTTTGTTTGGGGCCGCCACGATCTTGGCGTGAAATAGGGGGTGCCTGGGGTCGGAAAAGTGGCCTTGCAGAAGGTCCGGTCGGGTCTGTGGCCGGCGGATGCCGTGGCCCGTCACGCGTTTCCATTCGATCAGCACATCGTAGTCGCCGGCCGGCGCGCCTTTCCCTAATGCGCCAGACTCCATCTCGAACCTGCCGTTCTCTTGCACGATGCCCATGATCGTGGGCTCCATGCTCAAAGGATCGGTTTTGCGACGGAAGAAAACGGCCGCGCCGGAAGCCGGCGAACCGTTGTAGGTCACTTTCCCTTCGACCGGATAGACCGGCTCTTGCCGATTGCGGTCGCTGCACGAGGTGCAGAGCAACACCAGCGACGACATCAAACATGCGACGACGATTCTCACGGCCGACCGACTCCAGCAAAGGCAGACATGGTGAACAGCGAAAAGCGGCGAGCCGGGCACGGCGACTTCCCTCAATGCAGCGGCTGCGCAGACGGCAAACGATTTTGAAGCGTGGCAAGAACATAGAGGAGTGCCGGATTGCTGCGGAACGGTGCGTCGCCGATGTTGACCCACTGAACCGTGCCCTGCCGATCAATCACGAATGTCCCGTGCAGGGGGCGTTCCGCCGGCTGTGCGTCTTCCCCTTGTCGGAAAACCTGATAGGCGTGTGCGATCTTGTTTCCGGGGTCGGAAAGGACGGGAAATCCGAAGGCCCCGAATCGCTCGAACCGTCGCCGCGTCGTTTGCGGCGAATCGGCGCTGATCGCGACCACCCGCGCCCCAACTTCGCGGAACAGCGGCAGGTCGGCCTTGTC
Proteins encoded in this window:
- a CDS encoding methyltransferase domain-containing protein, which translates into the protein MDEHRQSILDQFTRQAVPFAEIHARDDSAIHQLLIRTAGITEADNVLDVACGPGLVACEVARVAKHVTGIDLTPAMIAQSRQRQQSLGLANLAWVTGDAQPLPFPDASFSRVISRYAFHHFTDPGGVFAEMVRVCRVGERVTVADVFTTSADQASAFDRLENLRDPSHTHALRLDEFDSLFATLADVRKEFYTYSVDVDELLERSFPAAGGAAAFRQAVEADIGVDKLGISATLDGGLRFAFPVIIVSGAIAPWRT